A section of the Pseudomonas prosekii genome encodes:
- the recF gene encoding DNA replication/repair protein RecF (All proteins in this family for which functions are known are DNA-binding proteins that assist the filamentation of RecA onto DNA for the initiation of recombination or recombinational repair.) yields the protein MSLSRVSVTAVRNLHPVTFSPSPRINILYGANGSGKTSVLEAIHLLGLARSFRSSRLLPVIQYEQLACTVFGQVELAEGGHSALGISRDRQGEFQIRIDGQNARSAAQLAEILPLQLINPDSFRLLEGAPKIRRQFLDWGVFHVEPRFMSTWQRLQKALRQRNSWLRHGTLDAVSQAVWDRELCQASAEIDEYRRAYIKALKPVFEQTLSELVELEGLTLSYYRGWDKDRELSAVLAGSLQRDQQMGHTQAGPQRADLRLRLGAHNAADILSRGQQKLVVCALRIAQGHLVSQARRGQCIYLVDDLPSELDEHHRRALCRLLEDLRCQVFITCVDHELLREGWQTETPVALFHVEQGRITQTHDHRE from the coding sequence ATGTCCTTAAGTCGCGTCTCGGTCACCGCGGTGCGCAATCTGCACCCGGTGACCTTCTCCCCCTCTCCCCGAATCAACATTCTTTACGGCGCCAACGGCAGCGGCAAAACCAGTGTTCTGGAAGCCATACACCTGCTGGGGCTTGCCCGTTCGTTTCGCAGCAGCCGTCTGTTACCGGTCATTCAATATGAGCAACTGGCGTGCACCGTGTTTGGTCAGGTTGAATTGGCTGAGGGCGGGCACAGCGCGTTGGGGATTTCCCGGGACCGCCAAGGTGAGTTCCAGATACGCATCGACGGCCAGAATGCGCGCAGCGCTGCGCAACTGGCGGAAATCCTGCCACTGCAGTTGATCAACCCCGACAGCTTCCGGCTGTTGGAGGGTGCGCCGAAGATTCGTCGGCAGTTTCTCGATTGGGGTGTGTTCCACGTGGAACCACGTTTCATGTCCACTTGGCAGCGCTTGCAGAAGGCCCTGCGCCAGAGAAACTCTTGGCTGCGGCATGGTACACTTGACGCCGTTTCGCAAGCGGTTTGGGACAGGGAACTGTGCCAAGCCAGCGCAGAAATTGATGAATACCGCCGCGCCTATATCAAAGCCTTGAAACCTGTCTTTGAACAGACCTTGAGCGAACTGGTTGAGCTTGAGGGTTTGACGCTCAGCTATTACCGGGGTTGGGACAAGGACCGCGAACTGAGTGCAGTGCTCGCCGGGTCCCTGCAACGGGATCAGCAAATGGGCCACACCCAGGCCGGACCACAACGCGCTGACTTGCGTCTTAGATTGGGCGCACACAACGCCGCGGACATCTTGTCCCGGGGTCAGCAAAAGTTGGTGGTTTGCGCATTGCGGATTGCCCAAGGGCACCTGGTTAGCCAGGCCCGACGCGGCCAGTGTATTTATCTGGTGGATGACTTGCCGTCCGAACTCGACGAGCACCACCGCCGCGCGCTTTGCCGCTTGCTGGAAGACTTACGCTGCCAAGTGTTTATCACTTGTGTAGATCACGAATTATTGAGGGAAGGCTGGCAGACGGAAACGCCAGTCGCTCTGTTCCACGTGGAACAGGGCCGTATCACCCAGACCCACGACCATCGGGAGTGA
- the dnaN gene encoding DNA polymerase III subunit beta, with protein sequence MHFTIQREALLKPLQLVAGVVERRQTLPVLSNVLLVVEGQQLSLTGTDLEVELVGRVQLEEPADPGSITVPARKLMDICKSLPNDALIDIKVDEQKLVVKAGRSRFTLSTLPANDFPTVEEGPGSLTCSLEQSKLRRLIERTSFAMAQQDVRYYLNGMLLEVSEGIIRAVATDGHRLAMCSMKADIGQPDRHQVIVPRKGILELARLLTEPDGQVSIVLGQHHIRATTGEFTFTSKLVDGKFPDYERVLPKGGDKLVLGDRQSLREAFSRTAILSNEKYRGIRLQLANGQLKIQANNPEQEEAEEEVGVEYNGGNLEIGFNVSYLLDVLGVMTTEQVRLILSDSNSSALVQESDNDDSAYVVMPMRL encoded by the coding sequence ATGCATTTCACCATTCAACGCGAAGCCCTGTTGAAACCCCTGCAACTGGTCGCCGGCGTCGTCGAGCGCCGACAGACCTTGCCGGTGCTTTCCAACGTGCTGCTGGTTGTCGAAGGCCAGCAACTGTCGCTGACCGGTACCGACCTGGAAGTCGAGCTGGTCGGTCGTGTGCAACTCGAAGAGCCGGCGGATCCGGGTTCCATCACCGTGCCTGCGCGCAAGCTGATGGACATCTGCAAAAGCCTGCCGAACGACGCGCTGATCGACATCAAGGTTGATGAGCAGAAGCTCGTGGTGAAAGCAGGCCGTAGCCGCTTCACCCTGTCGACCTTGCCGGCCAATGATTTCCCTACTGTCGAAGAAGGCCCGGGCTCGCTGACCTGCAGCCTGGAGCAAAGCAAACTGCGCCGTCTGATCGAGCGCACCAGCTTCGCCATGGCCCAGCAGGACGTACGTTACTATCTCAACGGCATGTTGCTGGAAGTCTCCGAAGGCATCATTCGCGCCGTGGCCACCGACGGTCACCGTCTGGCCATGTGCTCGATGAAAGCCGATATCGGTCAGCCGGATCGTCACCAAGTGATCGTGCCGCGCAAGGGTATCCTTGAACTCGCGCGCTTGCTGACCGAGCCGGATGGCCAGGTCAGCATCGTTCTGGGTCAGCATCACATCCGCGCCACCACTGGTGAATTCACCTTCACTTCGAAACTGGTCGACGGCAAATTCCCGGATTACGAGCGTGTTCTGCCGAAGGGTGGCGACAAGCTGGTGCTGGGTGATCGTCAGTCTCTGCGTGAAGCGTTCAGCCGTACCGCGATTCTGTCCAACGAGAAGTACCGTGGTATCCGTCTGCAACTGGCCAACGGTCAGTTGAAAATCCAGGCGAACAACCCGGAGCAGGAGGAAGCGGAAGAAGAAGTCGGCGTTGAGTACAACGGCGGCAATCTGGAAATCGGCTTCAACGTGAGCTACTTGCTCGACGTGCTGGGCGTGATGACCACTGAGCAGGTTCGCCTGATCCTGTCCGACTCCAACAGCAGTGCGCTGGTGCAAGAGTCCGACAACGACGACTCGGCTTACGTTGTCATGCCGATGCGCCTGTAA
- the dnaA gene encoding chromosomal replication initiator protein DnaA yields MSVELWQQCVELLRDELPAQQFNTWIRPLQVEAEGDELRVYAPNRFVLDWVNEKYLGRVLELLDEHGNGLAPALSLLIGSKRSSAPRAAPNAPLAAAASQAQSTQAPVNAPAPAPIANTQTKRPTQKIADVSEEPSRDSFDPMAGASSQQAPIRAEQRTVQVEGALKHTSYLNRTFTFENFVEGKSNQLARAAAWQVADNPKHGYNPLFLYGGVGLGKTHLMHAVGNHLLKKNPNAKVVYLHSERFVADMVKALQLNAINEFKRFYRSVDALLIDDIQFFARKERSQEEFFHTFNALLEGGQQVILTSDRYPKEIEGLEERLKSRFGWGLTVAVEPPELETRVAILMKKADQAKVDLPHDAAFFIAQRIRSNVRELEGALKRVIAHSHFMGRDITIELIRESLKDLLALQDKLVSVDNIQRTVAEYYKIKISDLLSKRRSRSVARPRQVAMALSKELTNHSLPEIGDVFGGRDHTTVLHACRKINELKESDADIREDYKNLLRTLTT; encoded by the coding sequence GTGTCAGTGGAACTTTGGCAGCAGTGCGTGGAGCTTTTGCGCGATGAGCTGCCTGCCCAACAATTCAACACTTGGATCCGTCCACTACAGGTCGAAGCCGAAGGCGACGAGTTGCGTGTCTACGCACCGAACCGCTTTGTTCTCGACTGGGTCAACGAAAAGTACCTGGGCCGCGTCCTTGAACTGCTCGATGAGCACGGCAATGGCCTCGCGCCTGCGCTGTCCTTATTAATAGGCAGCAAACGCAGCTCGGCACCTCGCGCGGCACCTAATGCTCCGCTGGCGGCCGCTGCTTCGCAGGCACAGTCCACGCAAGCGCCGGTCAATGCGCCAGCGCCGGCTCCGATCGCGAACACCCAGACCAAACGTCCCACGCAAAAAATCGCCGACGTCAGCGAAGAGCCGTCCCGCGACAGCTTCGACCCAATGGCCGGCGCCAGTTCGCAACAGGCGCCGATTCGCGCCGAACAGCGCACCGTGCAGGTCGAAGGCGCGCTCAAGCACACCAGCTATCTGAACCGCACGTTCACCTTCGAGAACTTCGTCGAAGGCAAGTCCAACCAGTTGGCCCGTGCGGCAGCCTGGCAAGTGGCCGATAACCCCAAGCACGGTTACAACCCGCTCTTCCTTTATGGCGGCGTTGGTTTGGGTAAAACCCACTTGATGCACGCGGTGGGTAACCACCTATTAAAGAAGAACCCGAATGCCAAGGTCGTGTACCTGCATTCCGAGCGTTTCGTGGCCGACATGGTCAAGGCGCTGCAACTGAACGCGATCAACGAATTCAAACGCTTCTACCGCTCGGTGGATGCACTGCTGATCGATGACATTCAGTTCTTCGCCCGCAAGGAACGTTCGCAGGAAGAGTTTTTCCACACCTTCAACGCCCTGCTCGAAGGTGGCCAGCAGGTCATTCTCACCAGTGACCGCTACCCGAAAGAAATCGAAGGCCTTGAAGAGCGCCTGAAATCCCGTTTCGGCTGGGGCCTGACGGTTGCCGTCGAGCCGCCGGAGCTGGAAACCCGCGTGGCGATCCTGATGAAAAAGGCCGATCAGGCCAAAGTCGATCTGCCCCACGATGCGGCGTTCTTTATTGCCCAGCGCATTCGCTCCAACGTCCGTGAGCTGGAAGGCGCGCTGAAACGCGTGATTGCCCACTCGCACTTCATGGGCCGCGACATCACCATCGAGTTGATTCGCGAATCCCTGAAAGACCTGTTGGCGCTGCAAGACAAACTGGTCTCTGTGGATAACATTCAGCGCACCGTCGCCGAGTACTACAAGATCAAGATCTCCGACTTGCTGTCCAAGCGTCGTTCACGCTCGGTCGCCCGTCCGCGTCAGGTTGCAATGGCCCTCTCCAAAGAGTTGACTAACCACAGCCTGCCGGAAATCGGCGATGTGTTTGGCGGCCGCGACCACACGACTGTTTTGCACGCCTGCCGCAAGATCAACGAACTCAAGGAATCCGACGCGGACATCCGCGAGGACTACAAGAACCTGCTGCGTACACTGACCACTTGA
- the rpmH gene encoding 50S ribosomal protein L34 → MKRTFQPSTIKRARTHGFRARMATKNGRAVLSRRRAKGRARLAV, encoded by the coding sequence ATGAAACGTACTTTCCAACCAAGCACTATCAAACGCGCTCGTACCCACGGCTTCCGTGCTCGCATGGCAACCAAAAACGGTCGCGCCGTCCTGTCGCGTCGTCGCGCCAAAGGTCGTGCGCGTCTGGCAGTTTGA
- the rnpA gene encoding ribonuclease P protein component — MSQDFSREKRLLTPRHFKAVFDSPTGKVPGKNLLLLARNNDLDHPRLGLVIGKKSVKLSVERNRLKRLMRESFRLNQESLVGWDIVIVARKGLGDVENPELIQHFGKLWKRLARSTPVPAVKTETVGVDSPDA, encoded by the coding sequence GTGAGTCAGGACTTCAGTCGGGAGAAGCGTTTGCTTACCCCCCGGCATTTCAAGGCAGTCTTTGACTCCCCTACCGGCAAGGTTCCGGGGAAAAATCTCCTGCTCCTTGCGCGCAACAACGATCTTGATCACCCCCGTCTCGGGCTGGTTATCGGGAAAAAGAGCGTAAAGCTCTCCGTCGAGCGCAATCGCCTCAAACGTCTGATGCGCGAATCGTTCCGTCTGAACCAGGAATCACTGGTCGGTTGGGACATTGTTATCGTCGCGCGCAAAGGTTTGGGGGACGTAGAAAACCCCGAATTGATTCAGCATTTCGGCAAACTCTGGAAGCGTCTGGCACGCAGCACGCCAGTACCAGCAGTCAAAACCGAAACTGTAGGGGTAGACAGTCCCGATGCGTAA
- the yidD gene encoding membrane protein insertion efficiency factor YidD, with the protein MRKLALVPIQFYRYAISPLMASHCRFYPSCSCYAYEAIENHGLLRGGWLAFRRLGRCHPWNPGGYDPVPPIPTSRSSSMAE; encoded by the coding sequence ATGCGTAAACTGGCACTCGTTCCGATCCAGTTTTATCGCTATGCCATTAGTCCCTTGATGGCCAGTCACTGTCGTTTCTACCCCAGTTGTTCCTGCTACGCGTATGAAGCCATAGAAAATCATGGCCTTCTGCGCGGTGGCTGGCTGGCCTTTCGTCGTTTAGGTCGCTGTCATCCGTGGAATCCCGGTGGTTACGACCCGGTTCCACCTATCCCTACCTCCCGTTCTTCTTCGATGGCCGAGTAA
- the yidC gene encoding membrane protein insertase YidC has product MDIKRTILIVALAIVSYVMVLKWNQDYGQAALPTQNVASSTTAPGLPDTATGNNASVSDDIPRAASDTSTAPAETPVAVSKDLIQIKTDVLNLAIDPQGGDVAQLTLPLYPRRQDHPEIPFQLFDNGNERTYLAQSGLIGTDGPDASPTGRPVYASEKKLYQLADGQDQLVVDLKFSKDGVNYIKRFTVKRGLYDVTVSYLIDNTSEKPWSGAMFAQLKRDASSDPSSSTATGTATYLGAALWTSNEPYKKVSMKDMDKAQLKETVNGGWVAWLQHYFVTAWIPAKGENNVVQTRKDSKGNYIIGYTAPAVSIAPGAKGEVSALLYAGPKSQAVLKELSPGLELTVDYGILWFIAQPIFWLLQHIHAIVGNWGWSIIFLTMLIKGLFFPLSAASYKSMARMRAVAPKLAALKEQHGDDRQKMSQAMMELYKKEKINPLGGCLPILVQMPVFLSLYWVLLESVEMRQAPFMLWITDLSIKDPFFILPIIMGATMFIQQRLNPTPPDPMQAKVMKMMPIIFTFFFLWFPAGLVLYWVVNNVLSISQQWYITRKIEAATKNAAA; this is encoded by the coding sequence ATGGATATCAAACGCACGATCCTGATCGTCGCCCTGGCAATCGTGTCCTACGTTATGGTTCTTAAATGGAACCAGGACTATGGCCAGGCTGCCCTGCCGACTCAGAATGTTGCTTCCAGTACTACCGCACCGGGTCTACCGGACACGGCGACTGGCAATAATGCTTCTGTCAGTGACGACATTCCACGCGCTGCAAGCGATACCAGCACTGCACCTGCCGAAACTCCGGTAGCTGTCAGTAAAGACCTCATCCAGATCAAAACGGATGTGCTCAACCTGGCAATCGATCCACAAGGTGGTGATGTTGCTCAGTTGACACTGCCGCTGTATCCACGTCGCCAGGATCATCCGGAAATTCCATTCCAGCTGTTCGATAACGGCAACGAGCGGACTTATCTGGCTCAAAGCGGTTTGATCGGCACTGATGGTCCGGACGCAAGTCCTACCGGTCGTCCGGTTTACGCCTCGGAGAAGAAGCTTTACCAACTGGCTGATGGCCAAGACCAATTGGTCGTGGACCTGAAGTTCAGCAAGGACGGCGTCAACTACATCAAGCGCTTCACCGTGAAACGCGGCTTGTACGACGTAACCGTTTCCTACTTGATCGACAACACCAGCGAAAAGCCTTGGTCGGGTGCAATGTTTGCCCAACTGAAGCGTGACGCCAGCTCCGATCCATCCTCCAGCACTGCTACTGGCACCGCGACTTACCTGGGCGCCGCCCTGTGGACAAGTAACGAGCCGTACAAAAAAGTGTCGATGAAGGACATGGACAAGGCTCAGCTGAAAGAAACCGTTAACGGTGGCTGGGTTGCCTGGTTGCAACACTACTTTGTGACTGCATGGATTCCGGCGAAGGGCGAAAACAATGTCGTCCAGACCCGTAAAGACAGCAAAGGCAACTACATCATTGGTTACACCGCGCCAGCTGTAAGCATCGCGCCGGGTGCCAAAGGTGAAGTCAGCGCCTTGCTGTACGCCGGTCCGAAAAGCCAGGCAGTGCTGAAAGAATTGTCCCCAGGTCTGGAATTGACCGTCGACTACGGCATCCTGTGGTTCATTGCCCAACCAATCTTCTGGTTGCTGCAACACATCCACGCGATTGTTGGTAACTGGGGCTGGTCGATCATCTTCCTGACCATGCTGATCAAAGGGCTTTTCTTCCCGTTGTCGGCTGCCAGCTACAAATCCATGGCGCGCATGCGTGCAGTGGCACCGAAACTGGCTGCGCTGAAAGAGCAACATGGCGACGACCGGCAGAAAATGTCGCAAGCCATGATGGAGCTGTACAAGAAAGAGAAGATCAATCCACTGGGCGGCTGCTTGCCAATCCTCGTGCAGATGCCGGTTTTCCTTTCGCTGTACTGGGTTCTGCTCGAAAGCGTAGAAATGCGCCAAGCGCCATTCATGCTGTGGATAACTGACCTGTCGATCAAGGATCCGTTCTTCATCCTGCCGATCATCATGGGCGCAACCATGTTTATCCAGCAGCGCTTGAACCCGACTCCGCCGGATCCGATGCAGGCGAAAGTGATGAAAATGATGCCAATCATCTTCACCTTCTTCTTCCTGTGGTTCCCAGCTGGTCTGGTGCTGTACTGGGTGGTCAACAACGTGCTGTCCATCAGCCAACAGTGGTACATCACACGTAAGATCGAAGCCGCTACCAAGAATGCTGCTGCGTAA
- the mnmE gene encoding tRNA uridine-5-carboxymethylaminomethyl(34) synthesis GTPase MnmE — protein sequence MSVPRETIAAVATAQGRGGVGIVRISGPLASVAAKAISGRELKPRYAHYGPFLSEDAEVLDEGIALYFPGPNSFTGEDVLELQGHGGPIVLDMLLKRCLELGCRLACPGEFSERAFLNDKLDLAQAEAIADLIEASSAQAARNALRSLQGAFSQRVHNLTEQLIGLRIYVEAAIDFPEEEIDFLADGHVLSMLDKVRDELSTVLREAGQGALLRDGMNVVIAGRPNAGKSSLLNALAGREAAIVTEIAGTTRDILREHIHIDGMPLHVVDTAGLRDTDDQVEKIGVERALKAIGEADRVLLVVDATAPEALDPFALWPEFLETRPDPAKVTLIRNKADLTGEAIALEVSDDGHVTISLSAKSAGEGLELLREHLKTCMGYEQTSESSFSARRRHLEALRHASASLEHGRAQLTLAGAGELLAEDLRQAQHSLGEITGAFSSDDLLGRIFSSFCIGK from the coding sequence ATGAGCGTTCCTCGTGAAACCATCGCTGCCGTCGCCACCGCTCAAGGTCGCGGCGGAGTAGGCATCGTCCGTATTTCCGGGCCGCTGGCGAGTGTGGCGGCCAAAGCCATCAGCGGCCGCGAACTGAAACCGCGATACGCGCACTACGGCCCGTTCCTCAGTGAAGACGCCGAAGTGTTGGACGAAGGCATCGCCCTGTATTTTCCCGGGCCGAACTCGTTTACCGGCGAAGACGTGCTGGAACTTCAGGGCCACGGCGGCCCGATCGTCCTCGACATGCTGCTCAAGCGTTGCCTGGAATTGGGTTGCCGGTTGGCCTGTCCGGGCGAATTCAGCGAGCGCGCGTTCCTCAACGACAAACTCGACCTCGCCCAGGCCGAGGCGATTGCCGATTTGATCGAGGCGAGTTCTGCACAGGCTGCGCGCAATGCCCTGCGTTCCTTGCAAGGGGCATTTTCCCAGCGTGTGCATAACCTCACCGAGCAATTGATCGGCCTGCGCATCTACGTCGAAGCTGCCATCGACTTCCCGGAAGAGGAAATCGACTTCCTCGCCGATGGCCACGTATTGAGCATGCTCGACAAAGTGCGCGACGAGTTATCCACAGTGCTGCGCGAAGCCGGGCAGGGCGCTTTGCTGCGCGACGGCATGAACGTGGTGATCGCCGGGCGGCCGAATGCCGGCAAATCCAGTTTGCTCAACGCGTTGGCCGGTCGAGAAGCAGCGATCGTTACCGAGATTGCCGGCACGACTCGCGACATTCTTCGCGAACATATCCACATCGATGGCATGCCGCTGCACGTGGTCGACACCGCTGGTCTGCGCGATACCGATGATCAGGTTGAAAAAATCGGCGTCGAGCGTGCGCTGAAAGCCATCGGCGAAGCAGATCGAGTGCTGCTGGTGGTCGACGCCACCGCGCCGGAAGCGCTGGACCCGTTTGCGTTGTGGCCGGAATTCCTCGAAACCCGCCCGGACCCGGCCAAAGTCACGCTGATCCGCAACAAGGCTGATCTGACCGGCGAAGCGATTGCCCTGGAAGTCAGCGACGATGGCCATGTCACCATCAGCCTCAGCGCCAAATCGGCGGGCGAAGGCCTTGAGCTGCTGCGCGAGCACCTGAAGACTTGCATGGGCTACGAGCAGACCTCGGAAAGCAGCTTCAGCGCCCGCCGACGTCACTTGGAAGCGTTGCGCCATGCCAGCGCATCGCTTGAGCACGGCAGAGCGCAGCTGACCCTCGCGGGTGCTGGTGAGTTGTTGGCGGAGGATTTGCGCCAGGCGCAGCATTCGTTGGGGGAAATCACTGGGGCGTTCAGCTCCGATGATTTGCTCGGTCGGATCTTTTCCAGTTTCTGTATCGGTAAATAA
- a CDS encoding TonB-dependent siderophore receptor, which yields MRLPTFRLRFSHHCIAYSLLITSAASCLVTTSPALAASVTQRYAIAAGPLDNALSQFASTANVILSFSPQQTAQLRSQGLAGSYSVEQGFAMLLQGSGLQAVSQAPGSYILQAVPVSGPLVLGETNINGVQQNEMNLDYAADVGYKASNSRVGTKTSTPLSETPRSVSVVTAQRMKDQKSQTLTDVLGYVPGIFAPPFAAGDSLAGDLFFIRGFNATDYGYGLLRDGLRVQGNRYDTSTEPYGLERVEIFRGPSSLLYGENAPGGLVNLVSKRPTAAPQGEVQLSYGSNNRRQLGVDVSGPLDDDGNILGRIVMLGRNAETQTDHVPDDRIYIAPSLTLNFDDYNTLTLLANYQKDHTNMELGLPAAGTLLTNPNGKLSKDTMLGDPDWNTFERETWSTGYEFTHSFNDDWQFRQNSRYMQSRITRHETWPGNLNNGGFGTRLNMTAYDRFNKSMVYSLDNQLEGKFDVGGLQNTVLFGGSFDRTSFNQDWNAGLVGPIDVYNPVYLRDPTTPIAVQNTLLEQQMKGVYAQVQSKYDHWLFLLGGRQDWVDSDFRDKVARGSNISSEDKKFTYQGGVMYQFDNGMTPYVSYSTAFVPVQQISNSGAPLEPITSSQYEIGLKYEPTGWDTAFTASVYDLRKKDDTYFDATTASYRQVGESRAKGVELELNSNLTPNLNVTAAYTYTDARITKDSATSLVKDHQMTGVPRNQASIWAKYRFLESSLKGLYVGGGVRYFDSAFAYTAPTLYGKLDAGDVTLVDAAIGYQIDRNWTVDLNAKNLFDKEYVSGCNDAGRCYWGESRTLLGSVSYNW from the coding sequence ATGCGACTTCCTACGTTCCGACTGCGCTTTTCCCACCACTGCATTGCCTACAGCTTGTTGATAACCAGCGCTGCCAGTTGCCTGGTGACGACCAGCCCTGCGCTCGCGGCCAGCGTCACGCAACGCTATGCCATCGCGGCCGGTCCGCTGGACAACGCGTTGAGCCAGTTCGCGTCGACAGCCAATGTGATCCTCTCATTCTCGCCGCAGCAAACCGCGCAGCTGCGCAGTCAGGGCTTGGCCGGCAGCTATTCGGTCGAACAGGGTTTCGCCATGTTGCTGCAGGGCTCCGGTTTGCAGGCCGTTTCGCAGGCGCCGGGCAGCTATATTCTGCAAGCCGTGCCGGTGTCGGGGCCGTTGGTGCTCGGGGAGACCAATATCAACGGCGTGCAGCAGAATGAGATGAACCTGGATTACGCCGCCGACGTTGGCTACAAGGCTTCGAACAGTCGGGTCGGTACGAAAACCAGTACGCCGCTGTCGGAAACGCCGCGTTCGGTGTCAGTCGTTACCGCGCAACGAATGAAGGATCAGAAGTCGCAGACGCTGACAGATGTTTTGGGTTATGTGCCGGGGATCTTCGCGCCACCCTTTGCCGCTGGCGACAGTCTGGCCGGTGATCTGTTTTTCATCCGCGGTTTCAACGCCACCGATTACGGCTACGGCTTGTTGCGCGATGGCCTACGCGTGCAGGGCAATCGGTATGACACCAGCACCGAACCTTACGGCCTCGAGCGCGTGGAAATCTTCCGCGGCCCGTCCTCGCTGCTGTACGGCGAGAACGCGCCGGGCGGGCTGGTCAACCTGGTGAGCAAGCGCCCTACCGCAGCGCCTCAGGGTGAAGTGCAACTGAGTTACGGCTCCAACAACCGCCGCCAATTGGGCGTCGATGTCTCCGGGCCGCTGGACGATGACGGCAACATCCTCGGCCGCATCGTCATGCTTGGCCGCAACGCCGAGACTCAAACCGACCATGTGCCGGACGATCGCATTTACATCGCGCCGTCGCTGACCCTGAATTTCGACGACTACAACACCCTGACACTGTTGGCCAACTACCAGAAAGACCACACCAATATGGAACTTGGCCTACCTGCCGCCGGCACTTTGCTGACGAACCCCAACGGCAAGTTATCCAAAGACACCATGCTCGGCGATCCTGACTGGAACACCTTCGAGCGTGAAACCTGGAGCACGGGTTATGAATTTACCCACAGCTTCAACGACGATTGGCAGTTCCGGCAGAACTCGCGCTACATGCAGTCGCGCATCACCCGCCACGAAACCTGGCCGGGCAACCTGAACAACGGCGGATTCGGCACCCGACTGAACATGACCGCCTACGATCGCTTCAACAAATCGATGGTCTACTCGCTGGATAACCAGTTGGAAGGCAAATTCGACGTCGGCGGTTTGCAAAACACCGTTTTATTCGGCGGCAGTTTTGACCGGACTTCGTTTAATCAGGATTGGAACGCCGGGCTGGTCGGGCCGATTGATGTCTACAACCCGGTGTACCTGCGCGACCCGACGACGCCAATCGCGGTGCAAAACACTTTGCTTGAGCAACAGATGAAAGGTGTTTATGCACAGGTGCAGAGCAAGTACGACCATTGGTTGTTCCTGCTCGGTGGCCGTCAGGATTGGGTCGACAGCGATTTCCGCGACAAAGTGGCGCGCGGCAGCAACATCAGTTCCGAGGACAAGAAATTCACCTATCAGGGCGGGGTGATGTACCAGTTCGACAACGGTATGACGCCGTATGTGAGCTACTCGACCGCGTTTGTCCCGGTGCAGCAGATCTCCAATTCCGGCGCGCCGCTGGAGCCAATCACAAGCAGCCAATATGAAATCGGCCTGAAGTACGAACCCACCGGTTGGGACACGGCGTTCACTGCCTCGGTCTACGACCTGCGCAAAAAGGACGACACCTACTTCGACGCCACCACCGCGAGCTATCGCCAAGTCGGCGAGAGCCGCGCCAAAGGTGTGGAGCTGGAGCTCAACAGCAACCTGACGCCAAACCTCAACGTGACGGCGGCCTACACTTATACCGACGCGCGGATCACCAAGGATTCGGCGACTTCCCTGGTCAAGGATCACCAAATGACCGGCGTGCCGCGCAATCAGGCCTCGATCTGGGCCAAGTACCGATTCCTCGAAAGCAGTTTGAAGGGACTGTATGTCGGTGGCGGCGTGCGGTACTTCGACAGCGCGTTTGCCTACACCGCGCCAACTCTCTACGGCAAGCTCGATGCCGGCGACGTGACGTTGGTGGACGCGGCGATCGGTTACCAGATCGATCGAAACTGGACCGTCGACCTGAATGCGAAAAACCTGTTCGACAAGGAATACGTGTCTGGCTGTAACGACGCCGGACGCTGCTACTGGGGCGAAAGCCGAACTTTGTTAGGTTCTGTGTCGTACAACTGGTAA